The following nucleotide sequence is from Citrus sinensis cultivar Valencia sweet orange chromosome 6, DVS_A1.0, whole genome shotgun sequence.
GTTTTCTGAATTTCTTCTTTGATCTTTGCAGTTTCTTCAGTAACAAGATCCTTCTCTTTCTTTGCAGCCTCCGCCTCTGTCTTTAACTGTTCAAGAGTGAAAGCTAGATTGCCTGCTATTCCATTAGCCTTTTCCTCAGCTGCAGATACAGCTTCCAACTTGGCTTTTGCTCTAAGCAGctttgaattgagattttgaacagttaattctGTCTTCTCTTCTCCTTTCTTTAACCGAGCTGTCTCTTCTCTGACATGCCTCAGCTCATTTCTGATGACATCCATTGAAGCCATGAATCGAAAACCTTCTTCTTTGATTGCAGCCAACTCTTTCTTTGCTGCCTCTAATTCTTCTTTTACAGACTTAGACGGCAACAAAGGCGATCCTTCCAATTCTTCCCCACTTTGATAAATGCTGTGTGTACCCTTCAAGCTGTCATTTCCTTGGACCAACTTGTCCTTATCTTTAACACTCTTTAGCTCATTGtgcaaaaaattaacatcatatAATGTGACTGCCAGTTTGTTTTCAAGCTCTTTACAGTGATCAATCTCTTCAGTCAGGTCTTTCAACTTCTCCTTTGCCACCTCCATTGAAGCTGAAAATTCATTggcttctttttctctctcagcTTCAATCTCTCCATACTCCTTCAAGGCCTCAATTCTTGCCAGCTCAACCAACACTTGTTCTTCATTCACTTCCTCAATCTCCTTCCTAAGACCCTCCACGGAACTTGAATTAGACCTCATTTTCAAACTTGAAGCCTCAAGCTCCTTCTCTGCCCGTGATTTCTCTTCCAAAACAGAAGCCATATCAAGCTTAAGCTTACTCAATTCTTGCTTCACACTCTCCAATTCCCTCATCACTTCAGCATACCGATGACTCTCCCTACTCCTCTCCGCCAACACATTTTCTTCAATCCCACTTGATTTCTCCAACCTTTCAACGTATCTCATACTTGAAATCGCCCGATGGTTCGTCTCCTCAATCCGGCAAGCAAGATCTTTCACCTCCTTCCTTGCAGTAGAGAACTCAGATTCTGCTTGTGCTTTTACTGACTCTGCAGCTTTTCTGCTCTCTTTGTACCTACTAATATCCCTTCTAGCCATGTGAAGTTCTCTAGGTCTTGAAGATGaactctaaaaaattaaaaaaaaaagaaaaacatatgCAGAAATTAATCAACAGAATCACAAATGGgttatattgaattttttttttcaaaaaaagaaaaggaaaaagtgctattgaataattaattatacctCAGGGATATCTAAATGGGATTTCTTCACAGAAGGACTACCACCATACATATTACCAGCTGCTTTGACTGACCCAGTTCTTCTTTGATAATCAAATTCTCCACTATCCATACCAAACCTGTTtccacactcaagaaataaGAGCAGAATCTAAATATGCTCCTGCATGACAACAATACATGGTTACACACCTacaaatgtaataataatttaactatATGTCAAATGCATGCAGTTTCTATAGACAGGACTTTAAAAAATAGCTAGAAAAGCAGCAAGAAATTAAGAGACATACCAAGAACTTGTTAATTTCTCTGATTATAAATGAATGGTGGTCTTGAAGGTGAAGATGGATGAGTGTGATATACGTTTTGCATTGTAAGCTGTGCCCAGAGAGATCGTTAAGTCCAATTCTTGGAATTGATAGTATATTGAGAATACAGGAATGACAACAAGAAGAAAGAGCACAGATAGCTGGTGATGATTGGTTCACAACTTCACATGTTGGTGGTATCGCCCAACAGTCCAAATATTTCCTTTTCGACACCGGCCggttaattgattaattaattaatattttttaatattctttggaccatacaattaaattttaccgGGCTCTCCTCAAGAATCCAGTATTACCAcgtctttctttctttgccttataaaaaaggaaaatagaaTTGTTTGAAATGTGTATGCAATCTTGCACTTTTTCAATTAACATTATAACATGTGTGTCAAAGTAAAAtcatctatttaaaaatttaaaaaaaaaggaagaaaaaggtTAATCAGAcacataataatataatatggcAGCGAGTTATGTTGTTTCGTTTGAGCGATAACCTGAATTTtgctatttaaattttttaaaaggaatGGGGATAATTTTGATGGTAGAAAGACCGAAGACACTGCTGGTAAATGGTAATGATAAATCCTAATTATGCCGAGAAAGACCTTTTTGTCACTTCTGGGAAAAACGACAGCATTTCCTGTGTTTGGATAATGGTATTGGCAGCATGAAATTTGACGCCATCTAGGACATCAAAGGCCAGTCAGCAGCCACGTATTCAAATGCTGTTCCACAATCCACACGAACAGCGGCTGCGGAGCCAAAGCCACTtcatttagaaatattatGAGCGAAAGGGTATTTATTGTGTGAGTTATTGTGGATTACGAGTCATTATCAAtactatttaaaatataattatcgttaactttttcttctgctaaaaagaaaattactgcatgtccactttttttttttttctctccctTTTGAGAGGACATATCTCCTGTTACATTATCACCAAAGTCGGTAACAGTATGGATATAAATGATTATGGTAGCTcctaaataaagaaaaatctcgagtattttttaaaatattatttttttattcactacttattaaatatatagtttAACCAATCAAAATGATATtcgtaaatatatatattaaaaggtgaaagaaaataaaataagagcaGTATTTCGGAAGTATTTAAGACTCTTTCACTTTTACCGACCAACAATGCCCGTGATATTTATATACTAACTAAagctttaattataatacttatATACTTCTCAATACTTCTTTTAGCTGTTTCGAATTAGTCATCCACCATTAGACTAGGACTTACTAAAGATTAGATCATGCAAATACTCTTTAACAAGAACAACCTCGGAGAAGTGTGCTTTGGTTAGCCTAGAGCTTCTTAGCACAAGTGCACAGATGACTTCTATGTTAAAGTACATCAAATCAGCATGAAATTCAACACCACATTAATGAATTGGATAGTAatcttcataaatttattgtttaaatttggATTAAATTCTCTATAGTTTACCTTTTACAGTTCTCATGAATTTCAGCTTATTTCCTCTTTTACCTTATCCTAGGGCCTCAAtctcttttatttggcatGTAAAACCTATGTTacaacattataaaaaatactctaAAACATTTTAAGCATAAATCCGATCCCTCTCCTTTGGGTGTGCcaaatttagatttagatttaCTTAACGAACCTACGTGACAGTCACTAGAAAGAAGTTTTTCTCTCATATTTCTATGTGCTTTTATCACTTATATATTTCTATAGCCCGGTGGCAAGGAAAAATGAGTTGAAAGATAGGAAAATATTTAGTGAAGAAAAGCACGAGAGAAAGACAagagaaataaagaagaaaatggtcaagaaagagaataaaattcTCTCATATTTCTCTAATGCTTCTCTATACCTAGCACTATTCTgaaagatatttaaaaattacaattacgGAGAATCTTTAGTGAATTTCAGCCTTATGTgattttctcaaattaaatatgaaaattgaagTACAACATTTAGCATCCTCATACGAACTTTTTTTATTGGGGTTGACCGTTGACTTTACTGACGGTGCTCCAAATTTCCATGCACCACCTGCCCTATTATACCCAGTCTCATACCAGATCCATCGATTAACGGACTTTGGACCATCCGATTTTCAAATCTGAAAATCAACGGCCGCTGTTGTATTGATAACTCGGTACGGACTCCTTTGTATCGTCATTGTCCGTTGCTGCACTTGCGCATTGTACAGAAAGTCGGTTCCCTATACTCTCGGTTACACCGAATCACCGCTCACTTCTCTCAACGAACTGAAGCTACAGGGACGACATCCGCTTCATATCCTTGcatgacatttaaaattaaatttggttaAACATTTTTAACTTGGGATCCCAAAACAtgaatttggatttgattCGAGTGCGGTTAGTTAGTATCAGTTAGGAGTACTATAGAGCTACGCCAACAGAGAGAGAACGAGAAATGGACGTGGAGAGATCTTCGCTGTGCAATTGCGTCGTGAATTTCTTGCTAGAAGAGAAATATCTCTTGACGGCGTTCGAATTACTGCAAGAGCTTCTCGACGACGGCAGAGATGCTCAGGCCATTCGCCTCAAGGAATTCTTCTCCGATCCCTCTCATTTTCCTCCCGATCTCATCACGCGCTTCAATTCTCTCCGAGGTCCActcctttctctctctctctctctttttgcCGTTACGCTTAAAATCTAGggatttgaattgaaattaatcTGATCAACTGAAATGACATTGAAACGCTGTGTTTGGATTTTTGAGGAAGCAGCCAGATGAATTTCAATCTtaaatgtttgatttattCCGGCTTGTGAtatttttgtgaaattagTTAACGCGGGCGAGTGACGTGGCATTGTAAGTAATCGTGATTATTGTTGGTTTGTACAAGAGATTTAATGCAGCTTCAAAATGTTTCAGTTGATGAATTACTGATTagtgttattaaaatttgttttccttCTGGATGCCTTATCTTGCTTTCTGCTCTATTTGATGGCTTTTACAGTTTGATATGCGagactattttcttttgactttTGGTTCAAAATACAACTGATACTTTggttttcctttttaatattgtatttcagTTGCTGATCCTCAAAGTTTACTAGAAGAGAAAGAAGCACTAGTAGAGAAATTGGCAATTACTGAGTATGAGCTTCGTTTAGCCCAAGAGGATGTTACAAAATTAAAGGctgaattgaagaagaaaagtgaCTCATCGCTGGAAAATCTAAATGGTATTAGCAAGTTTATctagtaaaataatttttgaagacTGGCTCATTCTGTGTTTCTGACCATATTTATAACCAAAGATGTGTATATAGACAACAGTGCACCCTAGGATTTTGCTTATAGATATTATGCTTTTGCATTGGCCCACACTATGCTTCTGCTTTCAGTGAATTACTTTTGCATGTTGGATGAATTTGCAGAGTCAAATGAAGATAATCATGGCAATCATGGAGTTGAATTTCAACGACAGAAAAGGGATATTTCCTTCTCTGATTTGGGTCCGTTGAAGGACATTGAACGCAAAGATCTTAACTGTGCTGTAAAGGAATATTTGCTTCTTGCAGGCTATCGGCTAACTGCGATGACATTTTATGAAGAGGTCCAAACTCTCTTCCTCCTCTCCCCTTCCTCCCTCttgttgtgtttgtttaaACCAGTAATAGATGGAAGCTGTGCAACACTATAGTGACATTCATGGCAAATATAATACCATTGGAGAAATCATGGTGCAATTCGTATTAAACTCAAGGAAAACTGAATCTTATGATTACTTTGTGTTAAATAGTATAAAGCTGTGCTAAGCTGCATATTGTTGTGTCCCTATGGATTCATGGAATTATTGCTTAAAAACATGTACTGTTTATTAGACTGggaaattgtttaatttgtgTTGTTCTTAGGGTGGGATAGAATTAGGGTGTGTGAAATGCCaaaaaggttttaaaaaaaattgagagagagaaCTTAAACTTGATTGAGGGGTTGTTTTATGTTTAACATGGTTCTTCAGATTATTCCCTTATCGATATGTAACTGATTGTTTATTGAGCATTGGAATTTCCCTC
It contains:
- the LOC102623847 gene encoding protein PLASTID MOVEMENT IMPAIRED 2 — encoded protein: MDSGEFDYQRRTGSVKAAGNMYGGSPSVKKSHLDIPESSSSRPRELHMARRDISRYKESRKAAESVKAQAESEFSTARKEVKDLACRIEETNHRAISSMRYVERLEKSSGIEENVLAERSRESHRYAEVMRELESVKQELSKLKLDMASVLEEKSRAEKELEASSLKMRSNSSSVEGLRKEIEEVNEEQVLVELARIEALKEYGEIEAEREKEANEFSASMEVAKEKLKDLTEEIDHCKELENKLAVTLYDVNFLHNELKSVKDKDKLVQGNDSLKGTHSIYQSGEELEGSPLLPSKSVKEELEAAKKELAAIKEEGFRFMASMDVIRNELRHVREETARLKKGEEKTELTVQNLNSKLLRAKAKLEAVSAAEEKANGIAGNLAFTLEQLKTEAEAAKKEKDLVTEETAKIKEEIQKTEAEIYSAEEKIETSMQELNAVKSSEALAFDNLKSLIEKTMQARASASQNSSSITISNFEYEYLRGRAVGAEELADKKVAAAQAWIEALKASEKEILMKMEMAHREIRDTRVEEEKEVFKSERTHSTKRIVERELRNWRQNSERTAEPESLQPGLARKSRRGSDNLTPSRRPKSQKSASPATGMTRTTSFTIKKKTKVIPNFTKLFSGKKID